GATCGCCCGTCGCCCCGGACCCGTGCGCTCCAGGGGACTTCGTCGACTGGTTCGCGCCTCAGCGTCGCCCGAACAGCTCCTCAGTCAACGACCGGCTCTGTGGTCGCTCGGCCAGGAGAACGCTCGCGTCCACGTCGTCGACGACGTCGACGAAGAGCGCCCCGCGGACGATCCGCGAGAGGAGACCGCGCTCGGTCACTCCCAGGATCAGGAGGGTGTGCTCGGAAGCCGCGTCCTCGATCGCGGCCTCGACGTCGCCGGACTCGACCGCGAGGGTCGCGTCTCGAAGGCCGTGGTCTTCGGCCCACTGGTTCAGGAACGCTCGGCCCTCGGGCTCCTCGTCGGCGACGTGCAGCAGCGTCACGCGCGCACCGGTCACGTCTCGAAGTGCGGCCGCGACTTCCGCGGAGAGGTCCGAGGAGGGGCCGCCCGCCGTCGGGACCAGCACTCGCTCCGGGTCCAACGAGTTCCCGTCCAGCACGAGTACGTCGCACGGCAGTTCGTGAGCGAGTTCGTCCAGGGTCCCTTCGGCGCGTCCCGCAGCGAGGTGGTTTCCGCCGCGCCCCATCACGAGCGCGTCGGCGTCGTCCTCGGCGGCATCGAACACCTCCGCGAGGCCCCTGTGAGAGACGATGGTCCGGGTCTCGACCGGGACGTCGAAGGCCTCGGCATCGCGCCTCGCGTCTGCCAGCAGGCGTTCGGACTCGGTCTCGGTGCGCTGGGTCTGGACCACGTCCAGCGGCGTCTGGTCGGGAACGGTCACGACGTGAATCGCGAGGACCGTCCCGCCCTTCGCAGCGGCCAGGGCGCCCGCGAGCGTGACGAGCGCGCCCTCGGACCGCGGGTTCGAGAGGGCGACCATGACGGTCGGTCCGTCCCCGCCATTCGGCGCGACGGCGTCAGCGGCGTCGGCCACCGGTCCGGGAACGGTCTCCCTGTTGTCCCGGAGGAACGACGAGAGCACTCCCTCCCGGGGCGTCCGCGAGCGGGCGTAGAGGGCGTACCAGGTCAGCGCGAGGACGACGAACAGCCCCGCGAGCGCGATCTCAATCGCGTCCATGAACGCCACGAGGCCGAGCGAGAGGAGGGATCCGACGATCGGCGTCACCGGGTACAGCGGGACCTCGAAGTCCGGATCGTACTCGGAGTCGGCCTCGCGGAAGACGATCAGCGCGACGTTCATCAGCGCGTAGACGATCAGGTGCAGCACCGAGGCCGCCTTCGCCAGTATCTCGATATCCCGACCCAACAGGGCCACGAAGACGACAATCATCGCGCCGGTGACGAGGATCGACCGGTAGGGCGTGGCGTAGCTCGGGTGGATCTCGTTGAGCCAGTCGGTGACGATGCGGTCCCGACCCATGGCGAAGTTGATGCGGGCCGACGCGAGGATCGACGCGTTGGCAGAGGAGGCCGTCGCCAGCAGGGCGCCGAGCGTCATTACCGTCGCCGCCGCGGCCGCAACGCCCTCGACGGGACCGAGCGACGCCGGGAAGGCGACCTCGGCCGCCTGGGCGACGGGCGCGTCGTCGCTGAGGTCCGGCCAGGAGACGACGCCCAGCATGATCGACACCAGGATCGCGTAGAGGACGGTCACGATGCCGACGCTCCCGATGACCGCCAGCGGGAGGTTCCGGCCGGGGTTCTTCAGCTCCTCGGCGACGGTGGCGATCTTCGCGTACCCGAGGAAGGAGACGAACACCAGCGCCGTCCCCGGCAGGATGGCGCTCGCGCCGAACGGCGCCAGGCCGCCGCTGCCGGTCAGCGTCCCGTAGTCGAAGGCGAACCAGCCCGCGACCGCGAAGGCAGTGAGAATCGCCAACAGTAGCGTGACGATGACCGTCTGGACGCCGCCGGTCTCCTTCGCACCCACGTAGTTGACGCCGACGAACGCCAGCCCCGCCAGCATGGCACCCACCTGGATCTCGTTGAGGAAGAGCACGCTCGGCAGCGGTGCGAGGGTCGCGAGGTACTGGCCGAACCCGATGCAGTAGAACGCGGAGGCGAAGGCCAGCCCCATCCAGTCGCCCATGCCGGCGATCGAACCGAAGATCGGTCCCAGCGACCGGTTAACGTAGTAGTACCCGCCGCCAGCCTTCGGCATGGCCGTCCCCAGTTCCGAGACCGACAGCGCGTTCACCATGGCGATGATCCCGCCGGCAACGAACGAGACCACGACGACGGGCCCGGCCTCGCTCGCGGCGACCCCCGGCAGCACGAAGATCCCGGCGCCGATCATCGTCCCGATGCCGATAGTCAGCGCGGAGACGAGGCCGAGGTCTTTGGCGAGTTCTTCGTCAGTCACGCCGACTCACCCCCGTGGTGAGTCGATCGGGAGTGACGAAGAACACTGAGTCGCTCATACGAGATCACCTCTCGTGGTGATCGCGTGAGCGGGGGAGCAGTCAGAGTCAGTCACGGGAGATCACTCCCGCTCGGGGTCGGGCAGTGACACCACCGGAACCGCCGGGTCGGTAGTCAGGCGGGTCGCGGTGTCGCCGGTGAGCAGTCGCACGATGCGGCTCCCGCTGCGAGGGCGGAAGACCAGCGCCGTCGCGCCAACGTCCTCGGCCGCCTCGAACAGCGTTACGACGACGTCGGTGCCGTAGTCGGTCCGCGTGTCGACCGCGACGTCGGCGCCCAGGCGCACCTCGACGACGGCGAGGTACTCGGCGGCATCCTCCCGGCGCTTCTCCAGCGGCGCCTTGTCGATCGCCCCGCCACCCTTCTCGATCACGTGGACGGCCGTGACCCGGCTGACCTCGTCGAGGTGCGGCGCCAGCGCTGCGACCGTGGCCTCCGCGTCGGCCTCGCTCGCGACGGGCACGAGCACGTGGTCGAGCAGCGTCACAGGTCGTCGTCACCTCCCGTGAGCGATTCCATGTGCGGGGGCTGGCCCTTCCCAAACATAAGAATGTCGGTGTGTTTACTCGATCCGAAAATATCACCCGATCATTCTAGGGTTACCGTAATCTAGCGGTACTATTTTACTCAACGGTGAATGTCCTCGGAACGGCGGTGTCAAGTAATGCCCGAGTATACTGCCGGCATGGACTACCGGCTCGACGAGATCGACCGACGGATCGTTTACGAGTTGATGCGGGACGCCCGCGACACGTCGGCGCCGGAGATCGCAGAGCAGGTCAACGTCTCTCCGGGGACTATCAGGAACCGGATCAACCAGCTCGAGGACCACGGGATCATCAAGGGATACGCGGCGTCGGTCGACTTTGAGCGCGCGGACGGGCGGCTGACCAACCTCTACATGTGCAACGCCCCCATCTCGGAGCGGGAGTCGCTCGCCCGCGAGGTCAGCGCCATCCCCGGCGTGATCAACGTCCGCGAGCTGATGACCGGCCGGCGAAACCTCCACGTGCTGGCGGTCGGCGAGGACACCGAGGACCTCCGCCGCATCTCGCGGGCCCTCTCCCGGCTCGGGATCGACATCGAGGACGAAGATCTCGTCCAGACGGAGACGACCAGCCCCTACGACGCCTTCGGACCCGACGAGGATCGCCCCGCCGCCGGCGCGACCGACTTCATCAGCCTCGCCGGTGACGCCAGCGTCGTCGACGTGACCGTCCAGTCTGATGCGCCAATCGTCGACCGGACACTGGCGGACGCAGTCCAGTCGGGCATCCTCGAGGAGAGCTCGCTGGTGATCGCCATCGAACGGGACGACCGAACGCTGACCCCGCACGGTGAGACGGTGATCCGCCCAGACGACATTGTGACCATCCTCTGCCGGGGTGGCGACCCCGAGCAAGTGGTGTCCGGATTCGTCGCCGACGGAACCCGGCCGGAACTGTGATCCGCGTCCTCCTCCAGCGGCTGTTTCCGACGGACGCCTCGCTGTACGAGTGTCGCCAGTGCGGGACCGCGATGGCGGAACGCGCCGAGGCCTGCCGGAATGCGAGGTCCCTGAGATTGCACGCTACGACATCGACGAGTAGGATCGTGGACGTCCGACCGGGGACGAATCGATCGGGAAACTACGACTGTCGATCCGCCGGCTCGTAGACGAACCGCTCGACCGGGCCGGCGATTCGGCCGGTTCGCAGTTCCCCGTCGCGTAGGGGCCGATCACGACCCCGGTGAATCCACTGTCGACCTCCGTCGAGAGGTACGTCGCCCGTGCTTCGGCCAGTTCCTTCCCGTCGACGAGGAACCGGTACCGCTCCGCCCGGCGTCGATCCCCAGCGCCACGGGCTCCTCGACCGGTCTCCGGGCCACCGCCTCGGTCGCGTCGCCGATCCGCAGGCGGACGACCGCCTCCCGCCGGTCGCCCCCGACGACGCACAGCGCACAGGGTGCCGTTCCTCCACCACCGGCGCGACCCCCGCCTCGTCGCCCGGAGCGGAACTGAACCGCACGCACTCTCCGAGCAGTACGACCGTTCATACGGATATTGCCAAGCGCTCTCACACCCGGGACAACGGCAATTTGAGGCGACTGGAGGTCAAGAATTAGTAGTATGGGTGTCACGAAGTCCTCCCCTCATATATTAGGTGTTTCATTTATTGATGTGCATGTCGTCAGGTATGACGATGAGTGTTCTTCAGCAACTCCAGGGATTCATACGGTCTCAAAACCAGCCAGAACAACCAGACGACACTGAAAGGCAGTCAGAATGTCTCTATCACTGTGATTCGTGCAATCAGACGTACGTAAGCAGGACGATGGAATCGTGTCCCGGGTGCGAAGGCGCTATCGAAAACGTCCCGACCGGACGAGACCTCGGACAGGTCTGAAACCGGCGACTCCACAGGCCGGCAAAAATATTTGGCCGTGGGGTTATGTCCGTAGCTTTACTTCTCTGAAGTAGATCAATGTCCTATACGCTTGCTGGGGGAGACACGGAAGACACGCGGATCGACGCTCAGGAGGCTGCACGTGAGGACGCTCTCGATACCTACTTCACGGTCCTTTCGAACCAGCGCCGTCGCCGCGTCCTCGACTGTCTGCGGGAGTACGAGACGCCGATAGCGCTGGCCGACCTGGCGGACGAAGTTGCTGTCCGCGAGTACGATTCCCCCGTCACCGAGATCCCGGCCGAGGAGGTCAAGGAGATCTACGTCTCGCTGTACCACGTCCACGTCCCGCGGATAGCGGATGCCGACTTGATAGAATACGACCAGGAAGACGACCTGGTGACGCTGTTGGACGACGGCCAGGAGCTGATCGAGGTCATCCCGTAGCAGCGATTCGGGACCGCTCGGTCTCAGTCGTCGCCGGTACGAAGAACCGACAGCCGGAACTGATCGAACTCGCTGATCACGTCGAGGAACTCGCCCGGATCGACCGGCTTCTCGATGACGGCGTCCTCGTCTGCGTCGTGATCGAGGTCGCGAGATTCGATGACGTCTTCGTCCATTCCGGAGAGAACGATAACGGGGCCGTCGTCCAGTTGGGGATGATGTTTGATCTCGTGGAGGACGTCCTCGCCGTCCACTCTGGGCAATCGGAGGTCTAACAGGACCATGTCCGGACGGGGCGCATCTTCGTAGTCGCCCCGGCGGTGAACGAAGTCCAGTGCTTGCTGGCCGTCGGCAACTGTGTGCAGTTGGTTGTTGATGTGACCGTCGCTGAAGGCCTCTTCGACGAGGCGTACGTCCCCTGGATTATCTTCGACCAGCAGTATCTCCGCCTCGTCGGGAGTGGAGGGCCGGCGGTCCATGCGTGGACCTACTGGTGGGGGAGCATAAGCGACTTGGGTGAGAGGACTCAGAAATCAAGTGTTCCCAACGTAGTGGCTGAAAACTACGTACGCCGGCTGAACGGCTCGCCGAACTCCAGAACCGGACTCGAATCTTTATATTCTAGCGGGAGTTATTCAATTAATGGTACTCGATCCTCTGGGCACTGCGGGGACCGGGTTCTGTCTCGGTATCGTCACTCTCGCGTTCGTGGTCCTTCGTTTCGTGACCGCGGACATCCACGATACGACCGCTTGGGCTGCGTTTCGGGTGGGCTACCCGGTCAGGACGATAGCAGTCGTCGCCTGTCTGGCCGCCGTCTTCCTCGCAGTCGGGCGGCCGGTCGGCACGGTCCATCTGATCGGCCGGACGATCGACACTGCCACCATGCTGAGCGTCGGCCTCTGGGGGACGCTAGTTGGCCTCCTCGTCCAGGTGGCGCTGCTACTGGGCCTCGTCCTCGCCGATCGAACCGTCACTGGCTTGGGGGTCGAGTAATTCCCGTGCACTTCGCCAGTCAGCTCCTCTACGTCGCGGGATATCTGGGGGCATAACTGCGTAACCACTGTGTTACTAGTACATAGAATGACAGAAAACATCCTACACGAGGACCAATCGC
This genomic interval from Halomicrobium urmianum contains the following:
- a CDS encoding DUF7344 domain-containing protein, whose product is MSYTLAGGDTEDTRIDAQEAAREDALDTYFTVLSNQRRRRVLDCLREYETPIALADLADEVAVREYDSPVTEIPAEEVKEIYVSLYHVHVPRIADADLIEYDQEDDLVTLLDDGQELIEVIP
- a CDS encoding universal stress protein, yielding MTLLDHVLVPVASEADAEATVAALAPHLDEVSRVTAVHVIEKGGGAIDKAPLEKRREDAAEYLAVVEVRLGADVAVDTRTDYGTDVVVTLFEAAEDVGATALVFRPRSGSRIVRLLTGDTATRLTTDPAVPVVSLPDPERE
- a CDS encoding amino acid permease; translation: MTDEELAKDLGLVSALTIGIGTMIGAGIFVLPGVAASEAGPVVVVSFVAGGIIAMVNALSVSELGTAMPKAGGGYYYVNRSLGPIFGSIAGMGDWMGLAFASAFYCIGFGQYLATLAPLPSVLFLNEIQVGAMLAGLAFVGVNYVGAKETGGVQTVIVTLLLAILTAFAVAGWFAFDYGTLTGSGGLAPFGASAILPGTALVFVSFLGYAKIATVAEELKNPGRNLPLAVIGSVGIVTVLYAILVSIMLGVVSWPDLSDDAPVAQAAEVAFPASLGPVEGVAAAAATVMTLGALLATASSANASILASARINFAMGRDRIVTDWLNEIHPSYATPYRSILVTGAMIVVFVALLGRDIEILAKAASVLHLIVYALMNVALIVFREADSEYDPDFEVPLYPVTPIVGSLLSLGLVAFMDAIEIALAGLFVVLALTWYALYARSRTPREGVLSSFLRDNRETVPGPVADAADAVAPNGGDGPTVMVALSNPRSEGALVTLAGALAAAKGGTVLAIHVVTVPDQTPLDVVQTQRTETESERLLADARRDAEAFDVPVETRTIVSHRGLAEVFDAAEDDADALVMGRGGNHLAAGRAEGTLDELAHELPCDVLVLDGNSLDPERVLVPTAGGPSSDLSAEVAAALRDVTGARVTLLHVADEEPEGRAFLNQWAEDHGLRDATLAVESGDVEAAIEDAASEHTLLILGVTERGLLSRIVRGALFVDVVDDVDASVLLAERPQSRSLTEELFGRR
- a CDS encoding Lrp/AsnC family transcriptional regulator, translated to MDYRLDEIDRRIVYELMRDARDTSAPEIAEQVNVSPGTIRNRINQLEDHGIIKGYAASVDFERADGRLTNLYMCNAPISERESLAREVSAIPGVINVRELMTGRRNLHVLAVGEDTEDLRRISRALSRLGIDIEDEDLVQTETTSPYDAFGPDEDRPAAGATDFISLAGDASVVDVTVQSDAPIVDRTLADAVQSGILEESSLVIAIERDDRTLTPHGETVIRPDDIVTILCRGGDPEQVVSGFVADGTRPEL
- a CDS encoding response regulator, with translation MDRRPSTPDEAEILLVEDNPGDVRLVEEAFSDGHINNQLHTVADGQQALDFVHRRGDYEDAPRPDMVLLDLRLPRVDGEDVLHEIKHHPQLDDGPVIVLSGMDEDVIESRDLDHDADEDAVIEKPVDPGEFLDVISEFDQFRLSVLRTGDD